The Solibacillus daqui genome has a segment encoding these proteins:
- a CDS encoding two-component system sensor histidine kinase NtrB yields MEKQVDAREYHLNSKQAYLNLFFEQAEDSIAVFDLEDRVITVNPAFEKLYGWSKTEAIGRSLPLIPPGNLEDARSRAKELRKGSHYYLFETTDMRKDGTIFDVQISLSPIYNTYGEIIASSIISRDISHVKENENLILQSEKLKVVGEIAAGVAHEIRNPMTVISGFVQMMNEDSNSPYYEHTRLIQKETERIELILSEFLVLSRPQVNQFVNIHLAKIFDDIIQFFQYEFQQKSIDIILQNNYPDIIILGNANEIKQVFINLFKNAMEAIKDGGTITLEVFPSKDNNEIFIRLKDTGCGIPPYVLERIFEPFYTTKTKGTGLGMMVINKIIQDHHGTIKIKSQEEVGTEILLSFPVVQS; encoded by the coding sequence TTGGAAAAACAAGTCGACGCACGTGAGTATCATTTAAATTCTAAGCAGGCTTATTTAAATTTATTTTTTGAACAGGCTGAGGATTCAATTGCTGTATTCGATTTAGAAGATCGCGTCATTACTGTCAACCCTGCATTTGAAAAATTATATGGTTGGTCCAAAACAGAGGCTATCGGCCGTTCACTGCCTCTTATTCCACCTGGAAATTTGGAGGATGCGAGAAGTCGCGCGAAAGAGCTTCGAAAGGGCAGTCACTATTATCTTTTTGAAACGACAGATATGCGAAAAGATGGGACTATTTTTGATGTGCAAATTTCCTTATCGCCTATTTATAATACCTATGGCGAAATTATTGCATCCTCAATTATTTCACGGGATATTTCCCACGTTAAAGAAAACGAAAATCTTATTTTACAATCTGAAAAATTAAAGGTTGTGGGGGAAATCGCAGCCGGCGTAGCACATGAAATTCGCAATCCTATGACCGTAATTTCAGGTTTTGTGCAAATGATGAATGAAGATTCGAATTCGCCATATTATGAACATACAAGGCTTATTCAAAAAGAAACGGAGCGTATTGAATTAATTTTGTCTGAATTCCTTGTATTATCACGCCCACAGGTAAATCAATTCGTTAACATTCACTTAGCTAAAATATTTGACGACATTATTCAATTTTTCCAATATGAATTTCAGCAGAAATCCATCGATATCATTCTTCAAAATAATTATCCTGATATCATCATTTTAGGGAATGCAAATGAAATTAAGCAAGTATTTATTAACCTATTTAAAAACGCAATGGAAGCTATTAAAGACGGAGGAACAATTACTTTAGAAGTGTTCCCCAGCAAGGATAATAACGAAATCTTTATTCGTTTAAAAGATACAGGTTGTGGGATCCCTCCTTATGTTTTGGAGCGTATTTTTGAACCGTTTTATACGACGAAAACAAAAGGTACTGGGTTAGGTATGATGGTCATTAACAAAATTATTCAAGACCATCACGGTACGATAAAAATTAAAAGTCAAGAAGAGGTCGGGACAGAAATATTGCTATCTTTCCCTGTTGTTCAATCATAG
- a CDS encoding aldehyde dehydrogenase yields MNFTAQDVERMIDDQHSFYFTGSTKDVEFRKQQLLNLKKTIKKYESQVIEALALDLRKSEFEAYSTEIGIVYDSISNFVKNLSAWMVPEPIKTPLHFQPAKSYIVREPYGVVCIIGPFNYPFQLIMEPLIGAIIGGNTAIVKPSEAAVHTAVIVRKIIEETFPANYVRVVEGEKEEVTALIHAPFDYIFFTGSVAVGKIIAKAAAERLTPIALELGGKSPVIIDQTANLEVAAQRIVWGKFNNTGQTCVAPDYVLVHETVAKKFVKLLKKTIREFYGNDPQKSPDYGRIINTRQFERLENLLNEERSTVTFGGRTDREDLYMEPTILENIKWDSPSMEDELFGPILPILIFEHLPKAIHEIRQLPKPLSAYLFSENDKAINYFLQELPFGGGCVNDVITHVGNGHLPFGGVGPSGVKAYHGKASFENFTHPKSIMHRSNKLANSLLYPPYKQKVKLVRTIMK; encoded by the coding sequence ATGAATTTTACAGCACAAGATGTGGAACGAATGATTGATGATCAACATAGCTTTTATTTTACAGGTTCAACAAAGGATGTTGAATTTCGTAAGCAACAGCTACTTAATTTAAAGAAAACCATTAAAAAATACGAATCACAAGTAATCGAGGCACTCGCATTGGATTTACGAAAAAGTGAATTTGAGGCGTATTCTACTGAAATCGGCATTGTTTATGATAGTATTTCAAATTTTGTAAAAAATTTATCAGCTTGGATGGTACCAGAGCCTATAAAAACGCCTCTTCACTTCCAACCAGCAAAGAGTTATATAGTACGTGAACCTTATGGGGTAGTATGTATTATTGGGCCCTTTAACTATCCTTTCCAATTAATTATGGAACCATTAATTGGCGCAATAATTGGAGGGAATACAGCAATTGTTAAACCCTCAGAAGCAGCGGTGCATACAGCAGTTATTGTGAGAAAAATTATTGAAGAAACTTTCCCTGCAAACTACGTAAGAGTAGTGGAGGGTGAAAAAGAAGAAGTGACAGCGCTTATTCATGCACCATTTGATTATATTTTCTTTACAGGTAGTGTAGCGGTAGGAAAAATCATTGCAAAAGCAGCGGCGGAACGTTTAACACCAATTGCACTTGAATTAGGCGGGAAAAGTCCTGTAATTATTGACCAAACTGCAAATTTAGAAGTTGCAGCACAGCGTATCGTTTGGGGAAAATTTAATAATACAGGCCAAACTTGTGTGGCACCTGATTATGTACTCGTGCATGAAACGGTTGCAAAAAAGTTTGTAAAGCTTTTGAAAAAGACTATTCGCGAATTTTATGGAAATGATCCACAGAAAAGTCCAGATTATGGTCGTATTATAAATACACGACAATTTGAACGTTTGGAAAATTTACTCAATGAAGAGCGTTCTACAGTAACATTTGGCGGGCGTACGGACCGTGAAGATTTATATATGGAACCGACTATATTAGAAAATATTAAGTGGGATAGCCCATCAATGGAAGATGAACTATTTGGACCGATTTTACCAATTTTAATATTTGAACATTTACCAAAAGCAATTCATGAAATTCGTCAGCTTCCAAAACCGCTAAGTGCCTATCTATTCTCGGAAAATGACAAGGCAATTAACTATTTCTTACAAGAGCTGCCATTCGGTGGAGGCTGTGTTAATGATGTCATTACCCATGTAGGCAATGGTCATTTACCGTTTGGTGGGGTAGGTCCATCAGGCGTGAAGGCTTATCACGGGAAAGCAAGTTTTGAAAACTTTACTCACCCAAAATCGATTATGCATCGCTCAAACAAATTAGCAAACAGCTTACTTTATCCCCCATACAAACAAAAAGTAAAGCTCGTTCGCACGATTATGAAATAA
- a CDS encoding UDP-N-acetylmuramoyl-L-alanyl-D-glutamate--2,6-diaminopimelate ligase gives MYAEELLSTLMQKRIVGQLPRVIKDIAIDSRSVQPSSLFICIKGYTVDGHDFAQKAVDAGATVIVTERLLQLEGNVAQVIVNSTDRTLGILAAKFFDYPSKDLTMIGVTGTNGKTSVAGIIHNILVGLGEKSALSGTIGFNLNGVLYESANTTSDALNTQQMIFRAKMEGCRAMVMEVSSHGLQLGRLAGVDYDVAVFTNLTHDHLDFHGTMENYGNAKGLLFSQLGQDLEKNKHVVLNADDAWSARYAEMTPFPIWTYGLNNDAIFKAENCRYENGMTYFDMITPEGTFPIAMHLLGEFNVYNVLAATAVFYARQFPIEAIIEEIEKLPPVKGRMEKVDTELPIQIFIDYAHTPDAIEKAINAALPYKKRENKLIFLVGTGGGRDKTKRPTMAEKASVADYVILTTDDPRYEEFDSITGDLAKGMQHDNFSCIGDRAEAVKHAINIAEPGDIIIFAGKGHEDYQIIENTKYPHSDAKIAIEAGKLKFV, from the coding sequence ATGTACGCAGAAGAACTTCTAAGCACACTGATGCAAAAAAGAATAGTCGGGCAATTACCGAGAGTAATTAAAGATATCGCAATTGATTCACGTAGTGTACAGCCGAGCAGCCTATTCATTTGTATTAAGGGCTATACTGTAGATGGACACGACTTTGCTCAAAAAGCTGTTGACGCTGGTGCAACTGTAATTGTAACGGAACGTCTATTACAATTAGAGGGCAATGTAGCGCAAGTGATAGTTAATAGCACCGATCGTACGCTTGGCATATTAGCGGCGAAATTTTTTGATTACCCATCAAAGGATTTAACAATGATTGGGGTAACGGGTACGAATGGGAAGACAAGTGTAGCGGGTATTATTCATAATATTTTAGTAGGTCTTGGTGAGAAATCGGCTCTATCGGGAACAATTGGTTTTAATTTAAATGGTGTGCTTTATGAGTCAGCGAATACAACGAGCGACGCTTTAAATACCCAGCAAATGATTTTCCGTGCAAAAATGGAAGGCTGCCGCGCAATGGTAATGGAAGTATCTTCACATGGTTTACAGCTTGGTCGTTTAGCAGGTGTGGATTATGATGTAGCAGTGTTTACAAACCTAACGCATGACCATCTCGATTTCCACGGAACAATGGAGAACTACGGGAATGCAAAAGGCTTATTGTTCTCACAATTAGGGCAAGACTTAGAAAAAAATAAGCATGTGGTATTAAATGCAGATGATGCTTGGTCAGCACGATATGCAGAGATGACACCGTTCCCAATTTGGACATACGGTTTAAATAATGATGCAATCTTCAAGGCGGAAAACTGTCGCTATGAAAATGGTATGACGTACTTTGATATGATTACTCCAGAGGGAACATTCCCGATTGCGATGCATTTATTAGGTGAATTTAATGTGTACAATGTATTAGCAGCAACGGCTGTCTTTTATGCACGTCAATTCCCGATTGAGGCGATTATTGAGGAAATTGAAAAGTTACCACCTGTAAAAGGGCGTATGGAAAAAGTAGATACAGAATTACCAATTCAAATTTTCATCGACTACGCACATACACCAGACGCAATTGAAAAAGCAATCAATGCGGCATTACCATACAAAAAGCGAGAAAATAAATTAATTTTCTTAGTAGGTACAGGCGGAGGCCGTGATAAAACGAAGCGTCCAACGATGGCGGAAAAAGCATCGGTAGCTGATTATGTTATTTTAACAACAGACGACCCTCGTTATGAAGAGTTCGATAGCATTACTGGTGATTTAGCAAAAGGAATGCAGCATGACAACTTTTCTTGTATTGGTGACCGTGCAGAGGCAGTCAAACATGCAATCAATATAGCGGAACCTGGAGATATTATTATCTTTGCTGGTAAGGGGCATGAAGACTATCAAATTATTGAAAATACAAAATATCCGCATAGTGATGCAAAAATTGCGATTGAAGCTGGAAAATTAAAATTTGTTTAA
- a CDS encoding YceI family protein, with translation MAKWTVDLSHSSIDFQVKHMMVTKVKGTFDSFSANVVAESLEDLTDASISFDIDAAMINTKNVERDNHLKSGDFFDVDNFPSIKFQSTHITKSDEDYNLTGDLTIKDVKKPVTFKVRYNGKGTNPWGVDVYGFEGKTKINREEFGLTWNATLETGGVLVGKEIKISVAIEVNKA, from the coding sequence ATGGCAAAATGGACAGTGGATTTATCGCATTCTAGTATAGACTTTCAAGTGAAGCATATGATGGTTACAAAGGTTAAAGGCACATTTGATTCTTTTAGCGCCAATGTAGTAGCTGAGAGTTTAGAAGATTTAACAGACGCATCAATTTCTTTTGACATTGATGCCGCAATGATTAATACAAAAAATGTAGAACGTGATAATCATTTAAAATCGGGGGATTTCTTTGATGTAGATAATTTCCCTTCGATTAAATTTCAATCGACTCATATTACAAAATCAGATGAGGATTATAACCTTACTGGTGATTTAACGATTAAAGACGTGAAAAAGCCTGTAACATTTAAAGTGAGGTACAACGGTAAAGGTACAAATCCTTGGGGCGTTGATGTGTACGGCTTTGAAGGGAAAACGAAAATCAATCGAGAAGAGTTCGGTTTAACATGGAATGCCACACTTGAAACGGGTGGCGTATTAGTTGGGAAGGAAATAAAAATTTCCGTTGCAATTGAAGTAAATAAAGCATAA
- a CDS encoding VanZ family protein — MIRSFLLDMVGYCLISLPFYMVIRMLYMRKQNKNWPREIVMMLFFLYCVSIFSQTIIPNFYIDEGRIIFDTSNAFIRSNFTPLTTIHLYYDQLDGPIAQIAFYNLVGNIVLFIPFGFFIPLLWKKLRSWRKMHIIAFGIPLFIECTQYFIGRSIDVDDVLLNAIAIVLGFVMYKVLHRLRKFVIDK, encoded by the coding sequence ATGATTCGTTCGTTTTTATTGGATATGGTAGGCTATTGTCTCATTAGCCTGCCGTTTTATATGGTGATAAGAATGTTATATATGCGAAAGCAAAATAAAAATTGGCCGCGTGAAATTGTAATGATGCTCTTTTTCCTATATTGTGTCAGTATTTTTTCACAAACAATTATTCCGAATTTCTATATAGATGAAGGGCGAATTATTTTCGATACGTCGAATGCATTTATCCGCAGTAATTTCACCCCCTTAACAACGATTCATCTTTATTATGATCAATTAGATGGTCCGATTGCACAAATTGCCTTTTATAACTTAGTTGGCAATATTGTGCTATTCATTCCATTTGGCTTTTTTATTCCACTGCTTTGGAAAAAATTGCGAAGCTGGCGGAAAATGCATATTATTGCGTTTGGGATTCCGTTATTTATTGAATGTACACAATATTTTATTGGTCGTAGTATCGATGTGGATGATGTTTTACTAAATGCAATTGCGATTGTTTTGGGTTTTGTAATGTACAAGGTGTTGCACCGTCTTCGTAAATTCGTGATTGACAAGTAA